One Chitinophagales bacterium genomic window carries:
- a CDS encoding TIGR02453 family protein has product MPVISESTLQFLKALKRHNNRDWFQANRDRYTLAQEEFSAWIDALIPELAAVDPDIALLSARDCIFRIYRDTRFSKDKSPYKVHLGAHLTPAAKKTDVHAKAGYYVHIQPGASMLAGGAYMPEPVWLKAIRQEIDYNAAELKKILNSKNFKKYFGQMVGETLKTHPRDYPPDHPEIALLKHKSFLAVHRVPDQKVTDAGFLKHAVKVFSALYPFNQFFNRALD; this is encoded by the coding sequence ATGCCTGTAATCAGTGAATCTACTTTACAATTTCTCAAAGCACTCAAAAGACACAACAACCGGGATTGGTTTCAGGCAAACCGTGACCGATATACACTTGCACAAGAAGAATTTTCCGCATGGATAGATGCGCTCATTCCGGAGCTTGCGGCTGTTGATCCGGACATTGCTCTTCTGAGTGCACGGGACTGTATCTTCAGAATTTATCGGGATACCCGGTTTTCCAAAGACAAATCACCCTACAAGGTGCACCTCGGAGCACATCTTACCCCGGCTGCGAAAAAAACCGATGTACATGCAAAAGCAGGATACTACGTACATATTCAACCCGGAGCTTCCATGCTTGCTGGCGGAGCATATATGCCTGAACCAGTCTGGCTCAAAGCTATCCGGCAGGAAATTGATTATAATGCTGCCGAACTGAAAAAAATCTTAAACAGTAAAAATTTTAAAAAGTACTTTGGCCAAATGGTAGGAGAAACGCTCAAAACGCATCCGCGCGACTATCCGCCTGACCATCCTGAGATTGCATTGCTCAAACATAAAAGCTTTCTTGCCGTACATCGCGTTCCGGATCAGAAGGTGACAGATGCCGGCTTCCTGAAACATGCCGTAAAAGTGTTCAGCGCTCTTTATCCTTTTAACCAGTTTTTCAACCGGGCTCTAGATTGA
- the miaE gene encoding tRNA 2-methylthio-N6-isopentenyl adenosine(37) hydroxylase MiaE, with amino-acid sequence MLGLKLPTDPRWVNLAEKSLEEILTDHAFCEQKAASTCISLIQQFPDKEELVEKVAPLVTEEWGHFRQVLHEMKKRGFKLGRQRKDVYVNELLKLERKNCSRDERLIEKLLIAALIEARSCERFRILSLHIQEESLRTFYHQFMVSEAGHYRLFIDLAKKYGEKQYVNQRWQEYLDAEARIMRSLELRGDRVH; translated from the coding sequence ATGCTGGGACTTAAACTGCCTACGGACCCGCGATGGGTTAATCTAGCTGAAAAGTCGCTGGAAGAAATTCTTACTGATCATGCCTTCTGCGAGCAGAAGGCCGCATCTACCTGCATTTCTCTTATCCAGCAATTCCCTGATAAAGAAGAGCTGGTTGAAAAAGTTGCCCCTCTGGTAACCGAAGAATGGGGGCATTTCCGGCAGGTGCTCCATGAAATGAAAAAACGCGGATTTAAACTGGGTAGGCAGAGAAAAGACGTTTATGTAAATGAGCTGCTGAAGCTGGAGCGGAAAAACTGTTCACGCGATGAGCGGCTTATAGAAAAACTGCTCATTGCCGCTTTAATTGAGGCCAGAAGTTGTGAGCGATTTCGTATTTTGAGCCTGCACATTCAGGAGGAATCCCTTCGCACCTTTTATCATCAGTTTATGGTATCAGAAGCCGGTCACTATCGCCTGTTTATTGACCTTGCTAAAAAATATGGCGAAAAGCAATATGTCAATCAGCGCTGGCAGGAATATCTGGACGCGGAAGCCCGCATCATGCGAAGTCTGGAGCTGCGTGGTGACCGGGTACACTAA